The following proteins come from a genomic window of Anopheles ziemanni chromosome 3, idAnoZiCoDA_A2_x.2, whole genome shotgun sequence:
- the LOC131286863 gene encoding uncharacterized protein LOC131286863 produces the protein MTKAVNAGWKLDSDDKACYIELDGEDEGECEPNAIGSNENDSKDDDPDQGWRQWSNLPDHILERIFSHLTIKERYYASLTCFGWYRAFYLPHVWSNFLVEDATLGRMKYNYYSGWQPVLDHSRLQSCLLSVGHLIRGLDFRPQVSFNNMFQFMSLISWAMEQNARASGCPREWVGCGSRIRSLNYIFPCNMALSEDPESVKLFGTGGQLLAALKRLMFCLTSLRSLSLVDLILERYEANHLLDEVLESCCLVLRRLCLVNVTTVHCPIMHIGLFLNLQVLIVSPQNIDDDVLTLLADSKVKHLTLLQNRYTPPALAISPCSAKAWLVVRRDNPKLRVHLRVESTTNAVILLQPEAPVASMIYQTPKTMITSDQLVAAVDAYKYTLTVYGHEQLPVGVPESSSSLRGEYQERPDSLLVLLARSCPGLNALMIRECISASTVLLMAKSSPNLRHLYVNRSQVKTGCDWPRSPEWTDEFYQWLQTASRTLEATEREVARILDLPSWHMLSEEHFQMTSLTRHVAF, from the exons CGTGCTACATCGAGTTGGACGGCGAGGACGAGGGCGAGTGCGAGCCGAACGCAATCGGGTCTAATGAGAACGATTCCAAAGATGATGACCCCGACCAGGGCTGGCGGCAATGGAGCAATTTGCCGGATCATATCCTCGAGCGCATCTTTTCCCATCTGACCATCAAGGAGCGGTACTACGCGAGCCTG ACCTGCTTCGGATGGTATCGGGCGTTCTACCTGCCGCACGTGTGGTCCAACTTTCTGGTGGAGGACGCGACGCTCGGGCGGATGAAGTACAACTACTACTCCGGCTGGCAGCCCGTCCTCGACCACTCCCGGCTGCAGAGCTGCCTGCTGTCGGTGGGGCACCTCATCCGCGGGCTGGACTTCCGGCCGCAGGTCAGCTTCAACAACATGTTCCAGTTCATGTCGCTCATCTCGTGGGCGATGGAGCAGAACGCCCGGGCGAGCGGGTGTCCGCGCGAGTGGGTCGGCTGCGGGTCGCGCATCCGTTCGCTCAACTACATCTTCCCGTGCAACATGGCGCTCAGCGAGGACCCGGAGTCGGTGAAGCTGTTCGGCACCGGTGGGCAGCTGCTGGCCGCCCTCAAGCGGCTCATGTTCTGCCTGACGTCGTTGCGCTCCCTCTCGCTCGTCGATCTCATTCTCGAACGCTACGAGGCGAACCACCTGCTGGACGAGGTGCTCGAGTCGTGCTGTCTCGTGCTCCGGCGCCTCTGCCTCGTCAACGTCACCACCGTCCACTGCCCGATCATGCACATTGGTCTGTTTCTCAACCTGCAG GTGCTGATCGTCTCACCGCAGAACATCGACGACGACGTGCTGACGCTGCTGGCCGACTCGAAGGTGAAGCATCTGACGCTGCTCCAGAACCGCTACACGCCGCCCGCCCTCGCCATCAGCCCCTGCTCGGCCAAGGCCTGGCTCGTGGTGCGGCGCGATAATCCCAAGCTGCGGGTACACCTGCGGGTCGAGTCCACCACCAACGCGGTCATCCTGTTGCAGCCCGAGGCCCCGGTCGCCAGCATGATTTATCAAACGCCGAAAACTATG ATTACTTCGGACCAGCTGGTGGCGGCCGTCGATGCCTACAAGTACACGCTGACCGTTTACGGACATGAGCAGTTGCCGGTGGGTGTGCCtgagtcgtcgtcgtcgttgagaGGCGAGTACCAGGAACGGCCTGACAGCTTGCTCGTCCTGTTGGCACGCTCCTGCCCGGGGCTGAACGCGCTG ATGATCCGGGAATGCATCTCGGCGTCAACCGTGCTGCTGATGGCCAAGTCATCGCCCAACCTGCGTCATCTTTACGTCAACCGCAGCCAGGTGAAGACGGGCTGCGATTGGCCTCGGAGCCCCGAATGGACGGACGAGTTCTACCAGTGGCTGCAGACGGCCTCCCGCACGCTCGAGGCCACCGAACGGGAGGTGGCCCGCATTCTCGATCTACCCTCGTGGCACATGCTGTCGGAGGAAcactttcaaatgacttcCCTCACCCGGCACGTCGCCTTCTGA
- the LOC131285930 gene encoding venom serine protease-like encodes MWFNLLLPVGLLWVAGGSVRQVQGQCSFTLNMKFGSVYQLISPRYPSNYPPNVQCTYVIRAPYGYRVALDCPTFQIPSSTNCRLDSFKVSRTGRMDVSDGYTYCGAGQLQEKSDANQMTIQLTSVATSTGGKFLCNLSIPAQSCECGRKKTQRIVNGVETAVNEFPMMAALTDIASKSVFCGATIVTNNYALTAAHCLLLRSINDTALKVGDHNIQSETETAYARAYVLAQFLSHTGFTTKPVANDIALVRTQQSIQYNPGVGPVCLPWRYTTETFAGATVEATGWGDLDYGGPRASALNKVQLNVIANSDCSRRLPTTVPYQQLCTFTPTRDTCQADSGGPLFYTNPSTGLLYNVGIVSFGFACATERPSVNTRVTEYLDWITTNSPTSFYCYQ; translated from the exons ATGTGGTTTAATTTGCTGCTGCCGGTCGGGTTGCTGTGGGTGGCTGGCGGTTCCGTGCGCCAAGTGCAAGGCCAGTGCTCGTTCACGCTCAACATGAAGTTCGGCTCGGTGTACCAGCTTATCTCGCCCCGCTATCCGAGCAACTATCCGCCCAACGTGCAGTGCACGTACGTCATTCGGGCACCGTACGGATATCGGGTCGCGCTCGATTGTCCCACGTTTCAAATTCCAAGC AGCACCAACTGCCGGTTGGACTCGTTCAAAGTGTCCCGCACCGGCCGGATGGACGTCTCCGATGGGTACACCTACTGCGGGGCCGGCCAGCTGCAGGAGAAATCGGACGCCAATCAGATGACGATCCAGCTGACGTCGGTCGCGACCAGCACGGGCGGCAAGTTCCTGTGCAACCTAAGCATCCCGGCGCAAAGCTGCGAGTGTGGACGCAAGAAGACG CAACGGATCGTGAACGGAGTCGAGACGGCCGTCAACGAGTTCCCCATGATGGCTGCGCTGACTGATATCGCGTCGAAATCGGTCTTCTGTGGCGCCACCATCG tgaCGAATAATTACGCCCTCACGGCGGCCCACTGTTTGCTGCTGCGTTCCATCAACGACACGGCGCTGAAGGTCGGCGATCACAACATCCAGTCGGAGACGGAAACCGCCTACGCCCGGGCCTACGTCTTGGCGCAGTTCCTCAGCCACACGGGGTTCACGACCAAACCGGTGGCGAACGATATCGCGCTCGTTCGAACCCAGCAGTCGATCCAGTACAACCCGGGAGTCGGTCCGGTCTGCCTCCCATGGCGCTACACGACCGAGACCTTCGCTGGGGCCACGGTCGAGGCGACCGGCTGGGGTGACCTGGACTACGGCGGGCCTCGGGCTTCCGCGCTCAACAAGGTGCAACTTAACGTTATCGCGAACTCCGATTGCTCCCGGCGACTGCCGACAACGGTCCCATATCAGCAGCTTTGCACCTTTACACCGACGCGGGACACTTGTCAG GCCGATTCGGGCGGTCCACTGTTCTACACCAATCCCTCCACCGGCCTGCTGTACAACGTGGGCATCGTGAGCTTCGGATTCGCCTGCGCCACCGAGCGGCCGAGCGTCAATACGCGGGTCACCGAGTACCTCGACTGGATTACGACCAACAGCCCCACGTCGTTCTACTGCTACCAGTAA